Part of the Xenopus tropicalis strain Nigerian chromosome 3, UCB_Xtro_10.0, whole genome shotgun sequence genome, TAACAGTAGGACAGGTAACATGAGTTTGGCCTTGGTCCTTGATGTCTGAGGTGTGAGGCAGATGAAAGGCTGACAGGTGTGAAGCTCTATGACAGCTCaggggttacctgtatataagGCCAGGGAACTCACAGGTCATCATTTCAGTTTTCAAGAGCTTCTGAACAGGAATCATCTCTCCAGCTCCAAGAGAACAAGATGCTCCAGATGGCCCTGCTCAGCATAGTCCTGTCCAGCATGATCTTCTCCCTGGTCCAGGGAATTCCCACTCCAGTTCTGACAGGATCTAAAGTGGCACTGAGACCTTCTACCAGCATATATGGGAGCAGGCATTCTCAGGGCATGAAGTATCCTCTCTACATGATGGAACTCTACCAGACTCTCATCATGGGGAATGCTACAGACCTCTCAGTTCTGGAACACCCTGCCCTTCAGGAATCTGATGCCGTCCTAAGTCTCATCTCAAAAAGTAAGTACAGTTTCTTTCTAATATTAATTAGCCGTATGTTTCTCATGCTCTgagtaattaataattattattataatttgacTGTACATTAATGTTTTATATGTAGTTTGGATAATTACAACTAGAGTAACCTGAGTTATACTACTGATTTAATTCAATATGTGATATCTCTTCCTGTTTAATCTATATTAAACAATGGAGTTGGCTTTTACCAGATTCACTCATGAAATATGCCACAAAATAATATGctttgtatgtaataaaaattacGATACTAATTTTTGCCTCTTTGTTTATTTTTCAGGTTGCGTTGAAGAGGATAATCACTGGGCGTTATCTTTTGACATGTCTTCTATCTCCAGCAGCAATGAACTGAAGTTGGCTGAGTTGAGAATTCACATCCCTTCTTTTGAGAAGTCTCACAATGTGACGATTGAGATCTACCACACCAAAGACCATCATGAGAACTTCTTCCTGGGCTCCTTCCAATACGATCCATCTGTTGCACAAGGTTCCTCCTGGAAGGTTTTCAATATCTCCAGAATGATGCAGAACTATCTCTTGCACAGGGACCATTCCGAGAGTGAAGGTTATCTCCGGTCTAAGGATATGTctgagactgcaggaaggagtaGCTGTTCAAACGTTGTTGCAGAGCGAGTCATGCTGGTGGTTTTCGCCAAAGACAAACCGTCTGCCAATCTGACCAGCTCTCACCAGAGCCTCATTAAAACAGTGGAGTCATCTAAGTATGTCAAGATCGAGGAAGGAACCAGTTCCACCATTGCTAGAAGACACAGGAGGAACAGAAATGTACAGCACAGCATCATGAGGAACAAATTTTTCTCCAGGCCAAAGGATAATGGAAAGTCCCTATGCAGGAGGGTGGACATGGTTGTTGACTTTGACAAGATCGGATGGGGTCAGCATATCATCTATCCCAAGAGGTTCAACGCATTTCGTTGTGAGGGGTCCTGTCCAGTTCCACTCAATGAAAGCTTCAAGCCAACAAATCATGCTTATATTAAGGTAAGAAAGAACTTCTAATCTTCTTTTGTTTTATAATAGTTGGTttcattattccctatatagaTTGTATTTAATCTTTACATGCCAATgtttatataactgtatattattttcctttgtactaattttttttgcattcttatTTTTACAGAGTTTGGTCAAGCTGTACGATTCTGACAGAGTTGAATGCAATTCCTGTGTCCCAGTGAAGATGAGCTCACTGTCCATGCTCATGTACGAGGATAATGAGGTTGTTCTAAAGCACCATGAAGATATGATTGTTGAAGAATGTGGATGCAACTGAGGTTCCTGGCATATATATAACAGTGATATATAGCAACAGCCTGATGGATGGCGATAAAGAAACGACCAGACAACTGAGCTTCCCAAATGGAAGCCTAACGAACAACAAGCGGCCAATGACAATTTATTGAACAAAGGTCTGGTGAAAAAGACTGAAATATTTTGAAGCGTTTGGACTGTAACCCATAAGGAGATTCATTTGTCAATTTCCTATGAATTATAAAAGGTGTGGCCTTCAGAAAAAGCGAGAGAGAAGTCATTCGTGGCTTGGGATATGGACAAGACAATCAAGGCTATCGGATAAACTACATTACTAGCACTTTGTGCAGTTACCATTGATCGTTAATAACTACATGGAAtctgtatttttatattgtgATGTAGAGTGTTTTTAatcctctgtaataatatatttaaatgaaattgtTATAACCTGTGGCAACTTGAAATAAATGTTCAAAACTCAAATGCTttccattttctgttttttatttgaaGTAAAAGTCTTCATAACATGCATGCTCAGTAAAATGCTACATGGTTGGCACGATGGCAGGCAGTGTGGCTTGGAGGTATGCATTGGGGGGGAAGCAGTGTAGTTTGGAGGTATGCCATTGGGGGGAGCAGTGTAGCTCAGAGGtatgcattggggggggggagcagtgtaGCTCAGAGGTATGCATTGGGGGGGAGCAGTGTAGTTTGGAGGTATGCCATGGGGGGGAGCAGTGTAGCTCAGAGGtatgcattggggggggggggagcagtgtaGCTCAGAGGTATGCATTGGGGGGGAGCAGTGTAGTTTGGAGGTATGCCATGGGGGGGAGCAGTGTAGCTCAGAGGTATGCATTGTGGGGAGCAATGTAGCTCAGAGGTATGCATTGGGGGGAGAAATGTAGCTCAGAGGTATGCATTGGGGGGGAGCAATGTAGCTCAGAGGTATGCATTGGGGGGGAGCAATGTAGCTCAGAGGTATGCATTGGGGGGGAGCAATGTAGCTCAGAGGTATGCATTGGGGGGAGCAATGTAGCTCAGAGGTATGCATTGGGGGGGAGCAATGTAGCTCAGAGGTATGCATTGGGGGGGAGCAATGTAGCTCAGAGGTATGCATTGGGGGGAGCAATGTAGCTCAGAGGTATGCATTGGGGGGGAGCAATGTAGCTCAGAGGTATGCATTGGGGGGAGCAATGTAGCTCAGAGGTATGCATTGGGGGAGCAGTGTAGCTCGGAGGTATGCTTTGGGGGGAGCAGTATGGCTCTGAAGTATGCATTGGGGGGGAGCAACACCCAAGTCTGACCTGTATTACAGAATTTAAAAGCAGGTATATGGTTATAGAATTCCTTTGCAACTAAAGATTAATAATATCCTCTTTGCATGACAATAAAGGAAGTAAAAAAGATAGGACTTTACCCAAGTAGTGCTTTTAACTGCAATATGCAGCATGTTAAAAAAACACCCATCCACAGCATTCATTTGAGTTGTATGGATAGATATTGATTGATAGATATTCCTTATACACAAATATTGACTGGTTGATGATAGAAGAACTAGTCTGAGGCTGTAATACCCACTGAGTACACCAGGGGGAGCCTCCTGCCCACTTAATGTATAAGGCATTGAAACACTCACCCTAAACATCTTACTTTAGTTACACATCTCCGGCCAATGGAAAGCATATGACTGTGCATATAACTCAGACATATAATTACCGTTTCCTTAACATGCTGAAATAGGCCAAACTTGGCCAAGAACTGAAGGATGTTTGAGCCAGAAAGCTTATAACATTTATTGCTTGTGAGACTGAGGTTGAAACACAAAGCAaaaggccatcaagttcaacttttcaGCTTAGCACATAGGAAGATACTGGTATATTAGATACAGCTCCAGTGGAGTGGCTGGGGCTCCCAGGTTGCTAGACAAGAACAAGAGGTAGGTAGCAGAGGCACAAGGCTAGGGTGCAAGTGGGTGCAGTGCATTAAAACCCTATGCCAATGCCTCTGCTGCCTTATGTAGATGCAGTATTGCAGGGTTGCAGAGGGAGCAAGCCGGTGGGCAGGGGGCACCTCTTTGTCCTAATAAGAGAGAAAACCTATTGTATCGTAGTAATTGTGAAGGGCAGAGATACCTTGCAGTAGCAGGTGAGGGGAGAAGGGTACAAATTGGGAGATGTTCTGAATTTTCTGGAAAACAGAAACCCAAATAAATTTGTGTGCTTAGGGGTATGTTTTAAAGCCATATTCCTGCCTGTTAACTTACTCAGACTGCTCCTCtgaacatttttgcaatttacacaaATTTGCTATTTTTAGTGGTTCCTGAGATAGTAGCAGTTTAATACCGTTAATACCAGGTATTATAATGTTACAGAGAATTATTCCTCTTTCACACCAAAGGATTATCATGTCATTTTACTAGTTCAGCTGTCTAGACTTTTGGGTAGAATTCTTCCAAAAACATGGTAAGAACATATAAACTTCTCAGAAGCAATGAGCGAATCGAACCACAGACTCCCGCTTACAAGGCAACAATGCCCCAGCACCCTATCTTactctttggggcagatttatcaaaatgagagtttaaagcttaatacctAAAACTCGCCCAAgctctattcattcccatgggatttgtagaagtgtatttacGAAATGTAAGTATCTATGGTAAGTTCTAACTTTATCACCAGAGTCCTTACAGAATGGAAACACACAGAATCTATAATCCAGTCTCCTACAACatcgtaaatctgccccttgtgtgtagGACAGAGCCTTCCTCCCCATCTGGCAGCGAGGGTCAGGACTCTTACTCTCAGCCCTATTGAGCGTCTTGGAAAACTGAAATGAATTCacggaaaaaaaacccacagtttTTAGGGAGAGGCCTGAGGTTTATAATGCAAAAGGTCAAGAATCTGTTTCTTTTTCCTACTGTGGTTTCATGTTTGATCTCCTGACCACTAAGTGCTGTAATGTGATGCTGATTAGAACTGCCCACAATCCTTTGCTGCACGAGGGGCCCcgggatatatacatatatatttaccaaAACTTTTCCTCTATGATGAATGGTTTTTTGGTACTCATAGGAACAGGTCTGTTTGATGTATTGAGGAAAAGAGATGTGATACCATAATCCAGTCTCTAAAGAACATAGACGCCATGTTATTTTATCAGGTTTAACTGAAACTGTATCTATAGATTCTCATAAATGTACTATTCCACAGGTAACTTATGAATAGTGGTATAATATTACAGAATATTGGACTGAGGGAGAGGGACCACACTGAAAGCAGAGGCCTACCATGATAGTCCCCGATAGCCCGataggccagtccgaccctgggtataaTGCCTATTTGGCTTTCCCGAGGAATCAGATTTGAACTACACATCCCACAAGTCATAGGCCCACTCCATGAACCAACATACACATCCGATAATAGTTTCTCATTATCCAGGTAGGCAGGCATGAGTTCAAACAGCTATTTGGATTTCTGTGTCAGAAATGGGTAACAGTTGTATCAGactcagctatatatatatatatatatatatatatatatatataaagtaagagGTAAACGCCTAAAAAACTGCCATTCACTAAGCTCATAGGCCACTTCTTACATTATAGTGTGTACACAGGTGGGGCACGGGATTATCTTATACAAACATGCAATTCTTTTTGTAGCATGGGTTTGTGGTAATGCAACACTATGCAGCATTGATACAGATAGAGCCAGCTGCCCCTTGCCAGTATATAGTAGATTTAGTATATAGTAGAGGAGTTTCTGTATTtctcggaactaggggtaggcagaagaggcacatgtctaGGGTACAATTATGCCGTGTCCCCATTACGTGTTGGGTGTAAGGGGGTCGCTGGGTTGCCTAGGCTAGACCCGGCAATGCTTGCCAGCATGTAGTAAATGAGATGATACTCTGAGCAGTCTCTGTATTGTCGGTATATAGTAGAGGAGATGATACTCTGAGCAGTCTCTGTATTGTCGGTATATAGTAGAGGAGATGATACTCTGAGCAGTCTCTGTATTGTCGGTATATAGTAGAGGAGATGATACTCTGAGCAGTCTCTGTATTGTCGGTATATAGTAGAGGAGATGATACTCTGAGCAGTCTCTGTATTGTCGGTATATAGTAGAGGAGATGATACACTGAGCAGTCTCTGTATTGTCGGTATATAGTAGAGGAGACGATACACTGAGCAGTCTCTGTATTGCCTGTATATAGTAGAGGAGATGATACTCTGAGCAGTCTCTGTATTGTCGGTATATAGTAGAGGAGATGATACACTGAGCAGTCTCTGTATTGTCAGTATATAGTAGAGGAGATGATACACTGAGCAGTCTCTGTATTGTCGGTATATAGTAGAAGAGATGATACTCTGAGCGGTCTCTGTATTGTCGGTATATAGTAGAGGAGATGATACACTGAGCGGTCTCTGTATTGTCGGTATATAGTAGAGGAGATGATGCTCTGAGCAGTCTCTATATTGTCGGTATATAGCAGAGGAGATGATACTCTGAGCAGTCTCTGTATTGCCTGTATATAGTAGAGGAGATGATACACTGAGCAGTCTCTGTATTGTCGGTATATAGTAGAGGAGATGATACACTGAGCAGTCTCTGTATTGTCGGTATATAGTAGAGGAGATGATACTCTGAGCAGTCTCTGTATTGTCAGTATATAGTAGAGGAGATGATACACTGAGCAGTCTCTGTATTGTCAGTATATAGTAGAGGAGATGATACTCTGAGCAGTCTCTGTATTGTCGGTATATAGCAGAGGAGATGATGCTCTGAGCAGTCTCTGTATTGTCGGTATATAGTAGAGGAGATGATACACTGAGCGGTCTCTGTATTGTCAGTATATAGTAGAGGAGATGATACACTGAGCAGTCTCTGTATTGTCGGTATATAGTAGAGGAGATGATACTCTGAGCGGTCTCTGTATTGCCGGTATATAGTAGAGGAGATGATACTCTGAGCGGTCTCTGTATTGCCTGTATATAGTAGAGGAGATGATACTCTGAGCAGTCTCTGTATTGTCGGTATATAGTAGAGGAGATGATACTCTGAGCAGTCTCTGTATTGCCTGTATATAGTAGAGGAGATGATACTCTGAGCGGTCTCTGTATTGCCGGTATATAGTAGAGGAGATGATACTCTGAGCAGTCTCTGTATTGCCGGTATATAGTAGAGGAGATGATACTCTGAGCAGTCTCTGTATTGCCGGTATATAGTAGAGGAGATGATACTCTGAGCGGTCTCTGTATTGCCGGTATATAGTAGAGGAGATGATACTCTGAGCAGTCTCTGTATTGCCAGTATATAGTAGAGGAGATGATACTCTGAGCAGTCTCTGTAGTTGCCACATTTTCTGTAGATAAATCTCTGTCTCCCTATCTCCACTATCTCCCATGAATAAAGTTGGCACTGAGTATAATATCTTCCAGCTGGCCTATGGAATGCTGGCCAGGTGACAGCTGGATGTGTAATCTACTAGACACTATACAGTACAGAAATGTTGCTTGGACCCAGCAATCTGTTCAGCAGATGGTACTGTGATTAACAACCTaggaggggccagtggggcccctaTCACTGTGGGCACCAGGCAAATCCCTCTTCTCCCCAGGTGGCAGTTTTTCCAAATAAGCCCAggtaactacatttcccagcatccttagccagCACAGTTGTATCTAGCAGACAGAGTTTCACATATTTCTCATTACACTGTCATCCTTTTCATTAAATGAAGAATGTGATACAGATCGGCTTCTCCGTAACATTCAGGCCAAACCAGGGATTTTATTGGCTCGGGTTCCTTTTTAATCAGGGGCCTTTGTGTGAGGGCACATCTGTAATTGGCTTGTGCGTATCCCTTACTAATTACACGTTTGCTAATATAAATCACATTCCCCCTGCTCATACGGAGCCCTCGCTGCTCAGGACTGACGCCAGCTCTCATAAACCTCATCTGTACAAATGATTCCTCCTAATCAATATGGCACGTCACCCTCGCCCCCTGCCCTACACTGCGCTTGGCTCTGTGCCCGCCTGTAATACAACTTTAATTAGCATTTCATACTCAGATTTTAATTGACTTTGCTATTCATTTCAGGGGAGAATACCTTTTCATTATGTTCATGATCCGATGCTCTGTTCCTCTGTGTCTTCTTTTCTCCTATATTCTTAGGGGTGCCCATTGCTTTGGGCGTCAGGGAGGATGGCAGTAGTTGTCATTTACATCCCTAATATTTTCCCCTTATATTGGGGTCCCCATCCCTCTAACTCTCCTGATACCTTTTCCTTCTTCTAGTCTGTATTTCCAATAAAGCTTTTAGATTCCTAATAAGTTCACATCAATAAAAAGCCTCACTTGCCTTATAAATAATAAACTGATTATCTAATTGCAATTCTGCCCTGTGCACCCCAGGATTTGGCCTATTGATTATAGCCTATAGGGCACTAATGTTggtgccttagggtgaagacacacagagctacttagtagcagctacttgtcatggctactaaacaacagaaaataccctgccatagacaaaactgagaattgcctctgcttaaacacatgtagagacagttatcagtaaatgatcagcattgtctgtttctgtcacgaaaacaagtagctgctactagtagctctgtgtgtcttcacccttataataGCGCTACCTgtggtgacatttttttaaagggacagtaggaTCTGATTCTAATATATCAAAAATGAAATGAGCACACAATagggtcagtgttggactggggtgccagggaccCACCGAGGGGCACCTGGAGGCCCCCCACCCCTGTAGTGAGGTCCTACTCCAGCAATAACACCTCTCACCTGTGCAGTTGGGGCAGAGGACTGCCAGCGCCCACATTTGCCAGCAGGGGGTGCGGGCCTGGGTTGGCTTATGAGGGTCGGGGCTCAGtgagttttttcccagtgccccatcggcccagtccaaccctggctaggGTGCTTGTAGAACTAGTGCTCTCTGTAAGTGGAAGTCTGGCTCTTAAAGATACCAGGGGCAGCTTTTTGTCTCTCCTGGAAGTGCTGTCCCACCATGACCACAGCCAGATGATTAGAATCGGAAAACAAAGCATTAGGCCATGTTCTCCTTTGCTGCCCTGTTTAGGAAGGAAAATACAATATCTCCCATGATGCCTTGGGCGCAAGGGCTCAGCCTCGAGGACCCGCAAACACTTAATTACGTTGCTTTTCCAAAGCAGTTGATATTTAATTTCCATTTAGGATGCCAGAAACGAAAATCCTTTTTCCCCTCCGCGCACTTGAGTTTGATCCCAGGGAAGCAGATTAGAAATACAGATTGTTTTTATCGTGATAATGTCATTTATCTCTCTGATCCATACAGGCTGATCAATATCTCAGTGACAAGTAAATTTGGATAATTGCGGCTTTGATCGAGCATTATCCCGGAAAAGAACAACTTTATAATGTGCATTAGGCCGGGGAATTGGCGGGGGCACAGCCTGAAATGCTGCGAATTGGACAAAACAACAGCACTTAACATCCCCACTCCCAATCGTCTGAAATAGAATATTATAACCGAAATCCAATATGTTCTTTTATTTGTTTGAAATTGTTACACATTGTTACATTGCTGCGCAGCATGGCTAGTAAACATCACGCGGGATACTCtgcaactttatctgatccaaaaGCTTCTGCCTATGAAACTGTTAAACTGACCCACAAAAGCACTCCTTctctcataataataataataataatagtaataataataatccgaCTGCCTGAAATAAACTCACAGTATATAGTCTTTGTACTGCTCACTATAACTCATCTTATTGGTCGATACtatctccctataactcctcctattggtctataccagtgctgtccaacttctgtggcactgagggctggaatttttccctaccctgcctgtgtgcgccacactctgcctgccccaccctgcctgtgtgtgccatactctgccccaccctgcctgtatgtgccatactctgccttccctaccctgcctgtgtgtgacatactctgccttccctaccctgcctgtgtgtgccatactctgcctgccccaccctgcctgtgtgtgccatactctgcctgccccaccctgcct contains:
- the nodal6 gene encoding nodal homolog 2-A — its product is MLQMALLSIVLSSMIFSLVQGIPTPVLTGSKVALRPSTSIYGSRHSQGMKYPLYMMELYQTLIMGNATDLSVLEHPALQESDAVLSLISKSCVEEDNHWALSFDMSSISSSNELKLAELRIHIPSFEKSHNVTIEIYHTKDHHENFFLGSFQYDPSVAQGSSWKVFNISRMMQNYLLHRDHSESEGYLRSKDMSETAGRSSCSNVVAERVMLVVFAKDKPSANLTSSHQSLIKTVESSKYVKIEEGTSSTIARRHRRNRNVQHSIMRNKFFSRPKDNGKSLCRRVDMVVDFDKIGWGQHIIYPKRFNAFRCEGSCPVPLNESFKPTNHAYIKSLVKLYDSDRVECNSCVPVKMSSLSMLMYEDNEVVLKHHEDMIVEECGCN